The SAR202 cluster bacterium DNA segment TGCGAGGACGGCGATGAGGGAGACGGCGGTGACGGTGGCCGCTTCCAGGGTGGAGTCGCGGAAGAGGAGCAGGGGGACGATGATGAAGCCGCCGCCCGCGCCGATGAGGGTGCCCCAAGTGCCTGCCCCGATGCCGATGGCGACAAGTTCCAGAAATTCAGTGACGCTCAAATAATCCTCCTGACTACTGTCGTTAAGTCCAACGATGCTGACTGCGTGAGAAGGGGAGAATATATACGGGGCGTGTCAGTATAAGTCTGGCGTAGTTACCATCACAACAGATTCCTCGACCCGATTAACATCGGGATTTCGCGATTGGTATAGCCAAGTTAAGGTGCTCAAACTGCGTCCCGATGAGTACATCAGGTCTCCGCTCGGAATGACAATACGTCTTCTTTTTTCATTTTCACCAGTTTCCAGTTAGCGCCAGGCGACACCATATAAATACAGTTGTCTCTACAATGGAACCGAATAAGGCTTAGACGGGGTCAGCGGAGGGCGGGGAGGACGTCTTTGACTAGGCGGCGGACGTCGTCCATGGTGGTGTGGTAGCGGAGGCCCCGCTGGTCCAGGTCGGTGAGGCGCTTTTTGTCCTTGGCCTCGTAGGGGGCGCGGAGGCTGAAGATGAAGGAGCGCACGCCCAGGTCGATGTAGGCCTGGAGCTTGCCGATGACCTCCTCGGGGTCGCCGGTGATAGTGGCGTCGCGGGCCTGCTGGAGGGTCTGGTTGTTGGACCTGGCGTGGACTTTGAGGGCGTTTTCGATGCGGCGGTCGTCGTCACTGACCAGGAAGTCGACGTTTAGTGACAGGGCGATCTCGTTAAAATCGCGGCCGATTCTCTTGCAGTGTTCTCGGAGAACTTCCAGCTTGTGGGCGTAGTCCTTTGTGGTGCCGTTGAGGTTCCAGTTCCACTCGTCGGCGTAGCGGGCGGCCACGGCCATGGTGCGCTTCTCGCCGCCGCCGCCGATGACGATGGTGGGATGGGGGTCCTGGACGGGCTTAGGCTCGAAGGGCGCGTCCTTTATCTGGTAGTACTTGCCGTCGAAGGTGGTGCGCTCCCGGGTCCAGAGGGACTTGATGATATGGACGCCCTCGGCGAACCGCTCGACCCGTTCCCTGGGCGGCGGCAGGGGTATGCCGTAGGCGGTGTGCTCAGGCTCGTGCCAGCCGGCGCCGACGGCCAGGATAGCGCGTCCGTCGCTGACGTGGTCCAGGGTGGTGGCGATTTTGGTCAGGGCCACGGGATGCCGGAAGGTCATACAGGTGACCAAAGTGCCGAGCCTGGGTTTTTTGATCACCTGGGAGAGGGCGGTGAGGAGGGTCCAGCCGTCGGGGGCGGGGCCGTCGATGATGCGGGTGCCGGTGGGGAGGAAGTGGTCGTAGACCCAGAGGTGTTGGAAGCCGAGGGCCTCGGACTCCAGCCAGGTGTCGCGGATTTGCGGCCAGGTAGCCTCTTGCTGGCCGGTCTGGAGTCCAAAGGTGACTTTAGGTTTGGGCATTGGGGTCTCCTTTAATATTAAGGGGATTATAGGGGCGGGGGCTTTGCGGGGGAAGCTGACCTCGGTCTTGGGTGGGGAACCCTCATCACCCTTAGTCCCTCTTCTCCCGTAGTCGGGAGAAGAGGGAAAGAAAATATGGAGCACCTCATCACCCCCTATCCCCCTCTTCTCCTTTTCAATAGGAGAAGGGGGGGGGGGGGGGCCCGGGGGGGGAGGGGCCCCCAGGCCCCGTATGCCTATGAGGCTTGTGGTTTTCACGAATAGAACCATCCATAGAAGGAAGAAGACAGCGGCCACGAGTTAATGTAGACGTAACTTGCCAGGGGTAGAAGGTGGACGTAATATGGTCGGGAGACAGGAAGACATGCCTAAATACGAGTCAAAGTTCAGCTTGGGGTCAGTGGAGAGCATACGGCCTGAGGCGGAGGGCAGCCCGGGCAAACGGACGTTTCGGTTGGCCGTTAAATCGGGCAGCGCATCAGCGTCGCTATGGCTGGAGAAGGAGCAGTTGCAGCAGGTGGCGTCGTACATACACCAGGTGGCGGAGTCGCTGTCGGAAGACTCGTTAGGGAGCGCGCGGGACGCGCCGGAGGGGCCGTGGTCCGGGGACGCGCGGACCTTCGACTTCAAAATCGGGCAGTTGTCCATGGGCCACGACGCCGCACCCAGTCCTTCTTGTTCCTGGTCCACAGCACGGACTCGCCGGTGCAGGGGCCCGCGGACCTGAGCTTCTGGATCAATATGAACCTGGCGCGAGAGTTTTCCAAAGAGGCTATCACCGTATGCAACGCAGGCCGGCCTCGATGCTTTCTATGCAGCCGTCCCATAGGTCCTGAGGGCCACATGTGCGTGAGGGCCAACGGCCATCAAAAATTCCAGCCCTAGCCGGCCGTTACCTTGTCTATGTCCAACGATGCGTCGGTGCTCCGCCTTCTGCGAGAGGGCGAGATTGTCTCCCATGCGCCTTCACCGGTAGGTTCCAACTACACCTTTCTGGTGAAGATCAGGGGGGCTTCCGGCCAGGAGGTTAAGGCGATTTACAAGCCCAGGGACGGCGAGGTGCCGTTGTGGGACTTTGAAAGCGGGACCCTTTATAAGCGCGAGTACGCCGCCTACCTGTTCAGTCAGGTCCTGGGCTGGAGGTTTATCCCCGAGACGGTCGTTCGCGACGGGCCTTATGGCATAGGGTCGGTGCAGCGGTTTGTGCATCACGGGCCCAACAGCTTCTACCACCACATCCACGAGAACCACCGGGAGGAGCTGAGAGCTATTCACTGCTTCGATATCATCGCCAACAACGCGGACCGGAAGGCGGTGCATCTTTTCCGCGACGCCGAGGGCAAGGTGTGGGGCATAGACCACGGATTGACGTTTAACCACGTGCCGAAGCTGAGGACGGTGGTGTGGGACTTCTGGGGCGAGCCGCTGACGCCGCCGATACAGGAGGCCATGGAGGCTTTTTTGAAGTCGATGAAGTCGCCGACAGGGCAGGTGAAGGAGATGCTGGGCCTGCTGCATCCGGTGGAAGTGGAGGCGCTGGGGAAGCGGATGGAGTGGATAGCGGAGATGGGGGCCTTTCCTGAGGTGAGGAGGTATTAGCGATTCCTCGCCTGGACAGTGGTCTAAAGGAGGAGGTCGGCAAGATAATGAAGCTGACGCCGGCGGAGCGCTTTATAAAAGCATCTATGGAGCATGGCGAGGAGAGTGACTCCAACCCTAAGCGTGCTAACAAGGCCTATGACGAGAAAATCAAAGCACTGTGCGAATTGCGAAAATCGGATGACCTCGGCAAGGCTGCCCTCCTAACATTGTTGGACCACTCATCTCCATTTGTTCGCTGCTCAGCTGCTGTTTATTTGCTCGAGTTGGAGCCAGTGAAGGCGGCGAAGGTACTAAAGGCAATTGATAAGGATTCAAAGGTAGATTGGGTGGCCAGGGTTGATGCTCATATGGTTCTCAGGGAATGGAAGGTAGGCAGGCTTAAGTTACCCTTTGGTCGAAATGGAGAGTATCTACCGATTAAGCCGCCACCTAAAGGTATATGGCGCACAAAACGTAAGTGCGGGACTTCGTTGTTAGAGCAGTTTACCAAGGCCTCTTTAAGGTATGGCGAAGGAATGGAATCCCATAATTCCAAGAAAATCGAGTGGGCCAAGGACAATATGGACGAGGCCTCGCGCGAATTATGGAAGTCCTATGATCATGGCAAGGCAGCCCTCATCCCGCTGTTGGATCATCCATCACCACACGTCAGGCGTTCAGCCGCTATATATTTGCTAGCGTTGGAGCCTGTAAAAGCGGCCAAGGCTTTAGAGACCATCGCCAACGAACGCTTAGGTTTTGTCAGTCTTCTTTCTGAGACAACTCTAATTGATTGGAGGGCTGGCAGACTCACGATGCCCTTTGGGACGAATGGAGAATACATACCGATAATAGAGCCACCTAAGGAATCATATTCAAATCAATAATTGAGGGGATAGCGGAACTAGGAGCTATGCCCGTCGGTGGTGAAGAGGGTGGTGTAGTAGCCTTTCATCGATTCGCCGAGGCGGCGGAGCTTTTGTTCGACCAGGTGGTTGACGGTGCCTTTAGGGTAGGAGCCGTCAGGCTGGCGCTGGCCGGCGGGTATGCCGGTGAGGATTTCAATGCCCTCGTCGATGGTCTTGACTGAGTAGATGTGGAATTTGCCTTGCCGGACGGCCTCAACCACGTCCTGCCTCA contains these protein-coding regions:
- a CDS encoding sulfite exporter TauE/SafE family protein, with the translated sequence MSVTEFLELVAIGIGAGTWGTLIGAGGGFIIVPLLLFRDSTLEAATVTAVSLIAVLA
- a CDS encoding LLM class F420-dependent oxidoreductase — its product is MAAVFFLLWMVLFVKTTSLIGIRGLGAPPPPGPPPPPSPIEKEKRGIGGDEVLHIFFPSSPDYGRRGTKGDEGSPPKTEVSFPRKAPAPIIPLILKETPMPKPKVTFGLQTGQQEATWPQIRDTWLESEALGFQHLWVYDHFLPTGTRIIDGPAPDGWTLLTALSQVIKKPRLGTLVTCMTFRHPVALTKIATTLDHVSDGRAILAVGAGWHEPEHTAYGIPLPPPRERVERFAEGVHIIKSLWTRERTTFDGKYYQIKDAPFEPKPVQDPHPTIVIGGGGEKRTMAVAARYADEWNWNLNGTTKDYAHKLEVLREHCKRIGRDFNEIALSLNVDFLVSDDDRRIENALKVHARSNNQTLQQARDATITGDPEEVIGKLQAYIDLGVRSFIFSLRAPYEAKDKKRLTDLDQRGLRYHTTMDDVRRLVKDVLPALR
- a CDS encoding DUF3090 family protein; the protein is MVGRQEDMPKYESKFSLGSVESIRPEAEGSPGKRTFRLAVKSGSASASLWLEKEQLQQVASYIHQVAESLSEDSLGSARDAPEGPWSGDARTFDFKIGQLSMGHDAAPSPSCSWSTARTRRCRGPRT
- a CDS encoding DUF3090 family protein → MQGPADLSFWINMNLAREFSKEAITVCNAGRPRCFLCSRPIGPEGHMCVRANGHQKFQP
- a CDS encoding DUF2019 domain-containing protein, which encodes MKLTPAERFIKASMEHGEESDSNPKRANKAYDEKIKALCELRKSDDLGKAALLTLLDHSSPFVRCSAAVYLLELEPVKAAKVLKAIDKDSKVDWVARVDAHMVLREWKVGRLKLPFGRNGEYLPIKPPPKGIWRTKRKCGTSLLEQFTKASLRYGEGMESHNSKKIEWAKDNMDEASRELWKSYDHGKAALIPLLDHPSPHVRRSAAIYLLALEPVKAAKALETIANERLGFVSLLSETTLIDWRAGRLTMPFGTNGEYIPIIEPPKESYSNQ